A portion of the Coriobacteriia bacterium genome contains these proteins:
- a CDS encoding 50S ribosomal protein L31, giving the protein MKPDIHPDYVECTVRCSCGNTFKTRSTKPELVVDLCNECHPFFTGQQKFVDTGGRVQRFSNKFGSAADQLKERKAAEKAAKQAAAAEKAAKAAEERAAKQAAKEERAKKYAEKAARDAEKAEKEAAAAEDEAKEEEGVSEVAEAAAEAAEAEQATEEATAEESAE; this is encoded by the coding sequence ATGAAACCCGATATCCATCCCGATTACGTCGAGTGCACGGTGCGCTGCAGCTGCGGCAACACCTTCAAGACCCGCTCGACCAAACCCGAGCTCGTCGTCGATCTGTGCAACGAGTGCCACCCGTTCTTCACGGGCCAGCAGAAGTTCGTCGATACCGGCGGACGCGTCCAGCGTTTCTCCAACAAGTTCGGTTCCGCTGCCGACCAGCTCAAGGAGCGCAAGGCAGCCGAGAAGGCCGCCAAGCAGGCTGCCGCCGCCGAGAAGGCCGCCAAGGCCGCCGAGGAGCGCGCTGCCAAGCAGGCCGCCAAGGAAGAGCGCGCCAAGAAGTACGCCGAGAAAGCCGCTCGTGATGCCGAGAAGGCCGAGAAGGAAGCTGCTGCTGCCGAGGACGAGGCCAAGGAAGAGGAAGGCGTGTCCGAGGTCGCCGAGGCTGCTGCGGAGGCAGCCGAGGCCGAGCAGGCCACCGAGGAGGCTACTGCCGAGGAGAGCGCCGAGTAA
- a CDS encoding transcription termination factor Rho, whose product MSEETVVPAEATEEKPAAKKTTRKPATKTAAKATASKSATAKKTAAAAKKTTTAAKKTTTRKTTTRKTAAKKAEEASAAPVAEEQLSLVDVPELPVADEAPEAVPEKKPVRKRRTSKKAEDAEKPVEAEVEKTEDTDKPVEATKAEDTKAADAETASDEAASQDKADAPAQAGSEAEGGSTPDAASAEGADDAESGEQREGKRNRRRNRRSRNNHQRKEIVPSATRDELALLDDDALTAKAIELGVDASEYGERDDLVSAVYDALLQAEGFVMVEGILDLLPDGYGFIRTNGYLPGEHDVYVGVSTVRRQGLRKGDYITGRVRPPRENEKYPALNTIVTLNDEPFEGPTHRVKFANLTPVYPDERLFMEHGKDTLTARSIDLVAPIGKGQRGLIVSPPKAGKTTVLKDIAAAISANNPEVHLMCLLVDERPEEVTDMERSINGEVISSTFDMPCENHIAVAELVIERAKRLVENGQDVVILLDSITRLARAYNLGQPASGRILSGGVDSTALYPPKKFLGAARNIEDGGSLTILGTALVDTGSKMDEVIFEEFKGTGNMELKLDRALADKRVFPAIDPVTSGTRKEELLIDPQEAPLIWGVRSLLANMNNTERAMKMLVSSLKATETNREFLIKSARKASKAAQSL is encoded by the coding sequence ATGAGTGAAGAGACCGTAGTCCCCGCCGAGGCAACCGAGGAGAAGCCTGCGGCAAAGAAGACCACGCGCAAGCCCGCTACCAAGACGGCGGCTAAGGCAACGGCGTCAAAGAGCGCTACAGCCAAGAAGACGGCGGCTGCAGCCAAGAAGACAACGACGGCTGCCAAGAAGACCACGACGCGCAAGACGACAACGCGTAAGACCGCGGCGAAGAAAGCCGAGGAAGCCTCGGCAGCTCCCGTTGCCGAGGAGCAGCTCTCTCTTGTCGACGTGCCCGAGCTTCCGGTTGCAGATGAGGCTCCCGAGGCTGTACCCGAGAAGAAGCCCGTGCGTAAGCGCAGGACATCCAAAAAGGCCGAGGATGCCGAGAAGCCCGTTGAGGCCGAGGTCGAGAAGACTGAAGATACGGATAAACCTGTTGAAGCCACAAAAGCCGAAGATACCAAGGCGGCCGATGCGGAAACCGCGAGCGATGAGGCTGCGTCCCAGGATAAGGCTGACGCGCCTGCACAGGCGGGTTCCGAAGCCGAAGGTGGCTCCACGCCCGATGCGGCAAGCGCCGAAGGCGCTGATGACGCTGAGTCCGGTGAGCAGCGCGAAGGCAAGCGCAATAGGCGTCGCAATCGCCGTAGTCGCAACAACCACCAGCGCAAGGAGATCGTTCCGTCGGCGACGCGCGATGAGCTCGCGTTGCTCGATGATGACGCGCTCACGGCCAAGGCCATCGAGCTCGGCGTTGACGCGAGCGAGTACGGTGAGCGCGACGACCTCGTATCCGCGGTCTACGATGCGCTCCTCCAGGCCGAGGGCTTCGTCATGGTCGAGGGCATACTCGATTTGCTGCCCGATGGCTACGGCTTCATCCGCACCAACGGCTACCTGCCCGGCGAACATGACGTCTACGTCGGCGTGAGCACCGTGCGACGCCAGGGTCTGCGCAAGGGCGACTACATCACCGGTCGCGTGCGCCCGCCGCGCGAGAACGAGAAGTATCCGGCACTCAACACGATCGTCACCCTCAACGACGAGCCGTTCGAGGGCCCCACGCATCGCGTGAAGTTCGCGAACCTCACGCCTGTCTATCCCGACGAGCGCCTCTTCATGGAACATGGCAAAGACACGCTCACCGCACGTTCCATCGACCTGGTTGCTCCCATCGGCAAGGGTCAACGTGGCCTCATCGTCTCGCCACCCAAGGCAGGCAAGACGACCGTCCTCAAGGACATCGCGGCTGCCATCAGCGCCAACAATCCCGAGGTGCACCTCATGTGCCTGCTCGTCGACGAGCGCCCCGAGGAAGTCACCGACATGGAGCGCAGCATCAACGGCGAGGTCATTTCCTCGACCTTCGACATGCCCTGCGAGAACCACATCGCCGTGGCCGAGCTTGTGATCGAGCGTGCCAAGCGCCTTGTCGAGAACGGCCAGGATGTCGTCATTCTGCTCGACTCCATCACGCGTCTGGCGCGTGCGTACAACCTCGGCCAGCCGGCTTCCGGTCGCATTCTTTCCGGTGGTGTCGATTCCACGGCGCTGTACCCGCCCAAGAAGTTCCTGGGCGCGGCTCGCAACATCGAGGACGGTGGCTCGCTCACCATTCTGGGCACTGCCTTGGTAGACACGGGCTCGAAGATGGATGAGGTCATTTTCGAGGAGTTCAAGGGCACGGGCAATATGGAGCTCAAGCTCGACCGCGCTCTGGCAGATAAGCGCGTTTTCCCCGCCATCGATCCGGTCACGTCCGGTACGCGCAAGGAGGAGCTGCTCATCGATCCGCAGGAGGCTCCCCTCATCTGGGGCGTGCGCAGCCTGCTTGCCAACATGAACAACACCGAGCGCGCGATGAAGATGCTCGTTTCGTCGCTCAAGGCGACCGAGACCAATCGCGAATTCCTCATCAAGTCGGCTCGCAAGGCATCCAAGGCGGCACAGAGTCTCTAG
- the fsa gene encoding fructose-6-phosphate aldolase encodes MKFFLDTADLSEIEEVASWGALAGVTTNPSLYARIGGKLEDFENHLVKICKLVDGPVSGEVTAEDRDGMIEQGRTLAALADNMVVKIPVCVEGLAATRVLAEEGIDVNMTLVFTVPQALLAARAGARYISPFVGRFDDIAEDGLGQLDDIVTAIQNYDFGHPVEIIAASVRSANHVTQAALMGADIATVPYGAMKQCIYHPLTEQGLEKFKADWEKVKNA; translated from the coding sequence GTGAAGTTTTTCCTGGATACTGCCGACCTGTCCGAAATCGAAGAGGTTGCATCGTGGGGAGCCCTCGCCGGTGTCACCACCAACCCGAGCCTCTATGCCCGTATTGGTGGCAAGCTTGAGGACTTCGAGAACCACCTTGTCAAGATTTGCAAGCTTGTCGATGGTCCCGTGAGTGGCGAGGTCACCGCCGAGGATCGCGATGGCATGATCGAACAGGGCCGCACGCTTGCGGCGCTTGCCGATAACATGGTTGTCAAGATTCCCGTCTGCGTCGAGGGTCTTGCTGCAACGCGCGTGCTTGCCGAGGAGGGCATCGACGTTAACATGACGCTCGTGTTCACCGTGCCCCAGGCTCTGCTTGCCGCACGCGCTGGTGCACGCTACATTAGTCCCTTCGTCGGACGCTTCGATGATATTGCCGAGGATGGCCTTGGCCAGCTTGATGATATCGTGACGGCTATCCAAAACTACGATTTCGGCCATCCGGTCGAGATCATCGCCGCGTCTGTGCGCTCCGCCAATCATGTGACGCAGGCAGCTCTTATGGGCGCAGACATCGCGACCGTTCCCTACGGTGCGATGAAGCAATGTATCTATCATCCGCTCACCGAGCAGGGCCTCGAGAAGTTCAAGGCCGACTGGGAAAAGGTTAAGAACGCATGA
- a CDS encoding tRNA (N(6)-L-threonylcarbamoyladenosine(37)-C(2))-methylthiotransferase MtaB, protein MPRFHIHTLGCKVNQAESETIAAALLSAGWTRAETADTSDVNILNTCTVTGEADTKNRKAIRSLLRAGDMPLIVTGCAINIDDNAYGGIDARISCEADKCKVPSLAARLLGNAEPSRLDELEHIELRAHGSYGFRTRVDLKIQDGCDNACSYCIVHIARGPARSIPAATVLHQAQELANRGVRELVLVGIDLAAYADGDTDLARLSSLLLTQSTIGRVRISSVEPQSVTSSLVNVLARSDGRLCRHLHLCLQSGSSKVLREMNRHYDADAFASLVTQLRTAIPQCALSTDVIVGFPGESDEDFEQTCELVENCGFMRLHVFRYSKRPGTPAAARIDQIDARVKAMRSQKLIELGQRLALADMERRIGTNEKVIIERPGIGTSESYHTVACDPSLPVGELVPLTFTDIDIAKKRFVAQ, encoded by the coding sequence ATTCCGCGCTTTCACATCCATACCCTGGGCTGCAAGGTCAATCAGGCCGAGTCCGAGACCATAGCCGCCGCGTTGTTGAGCGCTGGATGGACGCGCGCCGAAACCGCCGATACAAGTGACGTCAACATTCTCAATACCTGCACGGTCACGGGCGAGGCGGATACCAAGAACCGCAAGGCAATTCGCTCGTTACTTCGCGCAGGAGACATGCCGCTCATCGTGACGGGATGTGCCATCAACATCGATGACAATGCATATGGTGGAATCGACGCCCGCATAAGCTGTGAGGCGGACAAGTGCAAGGTGCCGAGCCTTGCGGCACGTCTTCTTGGTAACGCAGAGCCCTCTCGTCTCGACGAGCTCGAGCATATCGAGCTTCGAGCTCATGGCAGCTACGGTTTCAGGACGCGTGTCGACCTCAAAATTCAGGATGGCTGCGATAATGCGTGCAGCTATTGCATCGTCCACATTGCTCGTGGGCCAGCGCGCTCGATACCTGCAGCCACGGTGCTCCATCAGGCTCAAGAACTTGCCAACAGAGGCGTGCGCGAGCTGGTACTCGTTGGCATCGACCTCGCCGCATACGCCGACGGTGACACTGACCTCGCACGTCTGAGCTCGCTGCTCCTCACGCAAAGCACGATAGGACGCGTCCGCATATCCTCGGTCGAGCCCCAGAGCGTTACGTCTTCGCTCGTCAATGTGCTGGCGCGCTCCGACGGGCGTCTCTGCCGCCACCTGCACCTTTGCTTGCAGTCAGGCTCCTCCAAGGTGCTGCGCGAGATGAACCGCCACTATGACGCTGATGCATTTGCATCACTTGTCACGCAGCTACGTACTGCAATACCGCAGTGCGCCCTCTCAACCGACGTCATCGTCGGTTTTCCCGGCGAAAGCGATGAGGACTTCGAGCAGACATGCGAGCTTGTCGAGAACTGCGGCTTCATGCGATTGCATGTCTTTCGTTACTCGAAGCGTCCGGGCACACCAGCAGCCGCGCGCATCGACCAGATTGACGCCCGCGTGAAGGCCATGCGCTCCCAGAAGCTCATCGAACTTGGCCAGCGCCTTGCGCTCGCAGACATGGAGCGTCGCATAGGCACGAATGAGAAGGTGATTATCGAGCGACCAGGAATCGGCACGAGCGAGTCCTACCACACCGTGGCCTGTGACCCGAGCTTGCCCGTCGGAGAACTCGTCCCCCTCACGTTTACCGACATCGACATCGCGAAAAAGCGCTTCGTTGCACAATAG
- the atpC gene encoding ATP synthase F1 subunit epsilon, with translation MLQCEIVTPESKLYSDEVNFVVIPASEGEMGIYSKHEPVVTTLKAGTVRVTETEGQEPVRYIVAGGYAQIEANRVIVLADHAAALQELDETAIKVHIDDLKEKMADLKDDDPNRAFIEDEVKWNQVLLEQTK, from the coding sequence ATGCTGCAATGTGAAATCGTCACTCCCGAAAGCAAACTGTATTCCGACGAAGTCAATTTCGTGGTAATACCCGCTTCCGAGGGCGAGATGGGCATCTACTCCAAGCACGAGCCCGTCGTGACTACGCTCAAGGCCGGTACCGTGCGCGTGACCGAGACAGAGGGTCAGGAGCCCGTACGCTACATTGTGGCCGGTGGATATGCACAGATTGAGGCGAATCGCGTCATCGTGCTCGCCGATCACGCGGCCGCCCTGCAAGAGCTCGACGAGACTGCCATCAAGGTCCATATTGACGACCTCAAGGAGAAGATGGCCGACCTTAAGGATGACGATCCTAATCGTGCGTTCATCGAAGACGAGGTCAAGTGGAACCAGGTTCTTCTCGAGCAAACCAAGTAG
- the atpD gene encoding F0F1 ATP synthase subunit beta, producing the protein MTSNDKDTTMKNVGRIVRIVGAVVDCEFAADSIPAIYNALTVDADTPVGHVSTVLEVQMHLEGNMVRTVAMTSTDGLQRDTEVVDTGAPIQMPVGNETLGRIWNVIGQPVDGKPMPKIDQTYPIHRPAPSFDELTTKTETFETGIKVIDLLEPYIRGGKTGLFGGAGVGKTVLIMELINNLAQEHNGTSVFTGVGERTREGTDLYLEMSESGVINKTCLVYGQMNEPPGARLRVGLAGLTVAEYFRDQGQDVLLFIDNIFRFTQAGSEVSALLGRMPSAVGYQPTLATEMGDLQERITSTATGAITSVQAVYVPADDLTDPAPATAFIHLDATTVLSRSIAELGIYPAVDPLASTSRALDPSVVGDEHYRVAVQVQEILQAYSDLQDIIAILGMDELSEDQKLVVARARKVQQFLGQPFHVAKQFTGIDGKYVKVEDTVRSFKMIIDGEMDDVPEQAFRNKGDIEEVLEAAKELA; encoded by the coding sequence ATGACGAGTAATGATAAGGACACAACTATGAAGAACGTTGGACGCATCGTTCGCATCGTTGGTGCTGTCGTAGACTGCGAGTTTGCGGCTGATTCCATCCCTGCGATCTACAACGCGCTCACGGTGGATGCCGATACTCCAGTCGGTCACGTTTCCACCGTGCTCGAGGTCCAGATGCACCTCGAGGGCAACATGGTTCGTACGGTCGCCATGACCAGTACGGATGGCTTGCAGCGTGATACCGAGGTCGTCGATACCGGCGCACCTATCCAGATGCCCGTCGGCAACGAGACCCTCGGCCGCATTTGGAACGTCATCGGCCAGCCGGTCGATGGCAAGCCGATGCCCAAGATCGACCAGACCTATCCGATTCACCGTCCGGCTCCCTCTTTTGACGAGCTGACGACCAAGACCGAGACCTTCGAGACCGGCATCAAGGTCATCGACCTCCTCGAGCCCTACATTCGTGGTGGCAAGACCGGCCTGTTCGGTGGTGCAGGCGTCGGCAAGACGGTTCTCATCATGGAGCTCATCAACAACCTCGCCCAGGAGCACAACGGCACGTCGGTGTTCACGGGCGTCGGTGAGCGCACCCGTGAGGGCACGGACCTCTACCTCGAGATGAGCGAGTCGGGCGTTATCAACAAGACTTGCCTTGTGTACGGCCAGATGAACGAGCCTCCCGGAGCGCGTCTGCGCGTCGGTCTGGCGGGCCTGACGGTTGCCGAGTACTTCCGCGACCAGGGTCAGGACGTTCTGCTGTTCATCGACAACATCTTCCGCTTTACCCAGGCTGGCTCCGAGGTTTCCGCATTGCTCGGTCGTATGCCGTCTGCAGTCGGTTATCAGCCCACGCTGGCCACCGAGATGGGCGACCTGCAGGAGCGCATCACCTCGACCGCCACGGGCGCCATCACCTCCGTCCAGGCCGTCTACGTTCCCGCTGACGACCTGACCGACCCGGCTCCCGCCACCGCGTTCATCCACCTCGATGCGACGACGGTTCTGTCGCGCTCCATTGCCGAGCTCGGCATCTACCCGGCCGTTGACCCGCTGGCTTCCACGAGCCGCGCCCTCGATCCTTCTGTTGTGGGCGACGAGCACTATCGTGTCGCCGTGCAGGTGCAGGAGATCCTCCAGGCCTATTCGGACCTTCAGGACATCATCGCCATCCTTGGTATGGACGAGCTTTCCGAAGACCAGAAGCTGGTCGTCGCTCGTGCCCGTAAGGTGCAGCAGTTCCTGGGCCAGCCGTTCCATGTTGCCAAGCAGTTCACTGGTATCGACGGTAAGTACGTCAAGGTCGAGGATACGGTTCGCTCGTTCAAGATGATCATTGACGGCGAGATGGACGACGTTCCCGAGCAGGCGTTCCGTAACAAGGGTGACATCGAGGAAGTCCTCGAGGCTGCCAAGGAACTCGCTTAA
- the atpG gene encoding ATP synthase F1 subunit gamma yields the protein MPSQRDIKRRKLSVESTKQITRTMEMVATAKIRHATERIAAATPYSEAMVKTLSGVAAHSLSVEHPLLEEHPEKKNAIAIVVVSDRGLAGGFNSNVFRMVDKYRADNTAAGIKTNVIVCGKKGASYFHYRRLEPLMVFRDMSADPTLQEAREISSYVRSSFLDHAVDEVVIFYNHARNAADQDLRQEVILPVQADALKANEDENGEAEIAADTSFEPSSEEVLDRLLPAYVETVVYHALIDSAAAEQGARRKAMKSATDNATEMIETLDRLYNRVRQGAITTEITEIVGGAAALED from the coding sequence ATGCCCAGTCAACGCGATATCAAGAGGCGTAAGCTCTCGGTCGAGAGCACGAAGCAGATTACGCGCACCATGGAAATGGTCGCCACTGCCAAGATTCGCCATGCGACTGAGCGCATCGCCGCGGCTACCCCGTATTCCGAAGCCATGGTCAAGACTCTTTCCGGTGTGGCTGCTCATTCGCTTTCCGTTGAGCATCCACTCCTGGAGGAGCATCCGGAAAAGAAGAACGCGATTGCAATCGTCGTGGTTTCCGATCGCGGACTTGCCGGTGGTTTCAACAGCAACGTCTTTCGCATGGTTGACAAGTACCGTGCGGATAACACCGCTGCCGGCATCAAGACCAATGTCATAGTCTGCGGTAAGAAGGGCGCAAGCTACTTCCACTACCGCAGGCTCGAACCACTCATGGTGTTTCGTGACATGTCCGCGGATCCCACGCTTCAGGAGGCACGCGAGATTTCCTCGTACGTGCGCAGCAGTTTTCTCGACCATGCGGTCGACGAGGTCGTGATTTTCTACAATCACGCCCGCAACGCCGCTGATCAGGACTTGCGCCAAGAGGTCATCCTGCCTGTCCAGGCCGATGCGCTGAAGGCAAACGAAGACGAAAACGGCGAGGCGGAAATCGCTGCCGACACGAGCTTCGAGCCTTCGTCAGAAGAAGTACTTGACCGCCTCCTCCCGGCCTATGTCGAGACGGTGGTCTATCACGCGCTTATCGATTCAGCCGCTGCCGAGCAGGGCGCTCGCCGCAAGGCGATGAAGTCCGCGACCGACAACGCGACCGAGATGATCGAGACGCTGGATCGTCTGTACAACCGCGTGCGCCAAGGTGCCATCACCACTGAGATTACCGAAATCGTCGGTGGCGCTGCCGCTTTGGAGGATTAG
- a CDS encoding F0F1 ATP synthase subunit alpha, giving the protein MAEITASDIDQILREKLASLQTSVETREFGHVIQIGDGIARVNGLKSAMAGELLEFVAHDGTTVYGLAQNLEEDEVGAVLLGDYTLIKENDEVHTTGRVVEVPCGKSLLGRVVNPLGIPLDGKGPIEAEGYRPVEFRAPGVIERQPVHEPVQTGLIAIDAMIPIGRGQRELIIGDRQTGKTSIGIDTIINQKGKGMICIYVAIGQKASTVATVVEALESHGALDYTIIVSAPASTSAPLQYIAPMAGAAMGEYFMYNGEDGQPASATNPGRHVLCVYDDLSKQAVAYRQMSLTLRRPPGREAYPGDVFYLHSRLLERAVKLNDKNGAGSLTALPIIETQGGDVSAYIPTNVISITDGQIFLQQDLFMQGQRPAVNVGISVSRVGGSAQIKAMKQVAGTLRLDLAAYRELQAFSQFGSDLDKATQQQLSRGARMTELLKQGRYAAMDVEDQVVAIFAGDQGFLDGMPVSDTLRFRDDLVQYMHTVRKDLKDKIATEKQLTDQIKEELLEAITTFKQSFIIAKK; this is encoded by the coding sequence ATGGCGGAAATCACCGCGAGCGACATCGATCAGATTCTGCGTGAGAAGCTTGCTTCTCTGCAGACCAGCGTCGAGACTCGTGAGTTTGGTCATGTCATTCAGATTGGCGACGGCATTGCGCGCGTCAACGGTCTGAAAAGCGCAATGGCCGGCGAGCTCCTCGAGTTCGTCGCCCATGACGGCACGACTGTCTATGGTCTCGCCCAGAACCTTGAAGAAGACGAAGTAGGCGCCGTTCTCCTGGGCGACTACACCTTGATCAAGGAGAACGACGAGGTCCACACCACGGGCCGCGTCGTCGAGGTTCCCTGCGGCAAGAGCCTGCTCGGCCGCGTCGTGAACCCGCTTGGCATTCCGCTGGACGGCAAGGGCCCCATCGAGGCCGAGGGCTATCGCCCCGTCGAGTTCCGCGCCCCGGGCGTCATCGAGCGCCAGCCCGTCCACGAGCCCGTCCAGACCGGTCTCATCGCCATTGACGCGATGATCCCCATCGGACGCGGCCAGCGCGAGCTGATCATTGGCGATCGCCAGACGGGCAAGACGTCCATCGGCATCGACACGATCATCAACCAAAAGGGCAAGGGCATGATCTGCATCTATGTCGCCATCGGCCAGAAGGCCTCCACGGTCGCGACCGTGGTCGAGGCCCTCGAGAGCCATGGTGCCCTGGATTACACGATCATCGTCTCCGCTCCCGCATCCACGTCCGCACCGCTGCAGTACATCGCTCCCATGGCGGGTGCCGCAATGGGCGAGTACTTCATGTACAACGGCGAGGATGGCCAGCCCGCAAGCGCCACCAACCCTGGCCGTCACGTGCTCTGTGTCTACGACGACCTTTCCAAGCAGGCCGTCGCATATCGCCAGATGTCGCTGACGCTGCGCCGTCCGCCGGGACGCGAGGCTTACCCCGGCGACGTTTTCTACCTGCACTCCCGTCTGCTGGAGCGCGCCGTCAAGCTCAACGACAAGAACGGTGCCGGTTCGCTTACGGCGCTGCCGATCATCGAAACCCAGGGCGGTGACGTCTCGGCATACATTCCGACCAACGTCATCTCCATTACCGATGGCCAGATCTTCCTGCAGCAGGACCTGTTCATGCAGGGCCAGCGCCCGGCCGTCAACGTCGGTATCTCGGTTTCCCGCGTCGGCGGTTCCGCGCAGATCAAGGCAATGAAGCAGGTTGCCGGTACGCTGCGTCTTGACCTCGCCGCATACCGCGAGCTGCAGGCGTTCTCGCAGTTCGGTAGCGACTTGGACAAGGCGACGCAGCAGCAGCTCTCCCGTGGTGCTCGCATGACCGAGCTTCTCAAGCAGGGCCGTTACGCTGCCATGGACGTCGAGGACCAGGTTGTCGCGATTTTCGCTGGCGATCAGGGCTTCCTCGATGGCATGCCCGTCTCCGACACGCTGCGCTTCCGCGATGATCTCGTGCAGTACATGCACACGGTTCGCAAGGACCTCAAGGATAAGATCGCGACCGAGAAGCAGCTGACCGATCAGATCAAAGAGGAGCTCCTCGAGGCCATCACGACCTTCAAGCAGAGCTTCATCATTGCGAAGAAATAG
- the atpH gene encoding ATP synthase F1 subunit delta: MPKNRLLIKKEIEAYAEVLLELGESKNDVYSISAQLEEMKKVVNMHPGLREVLANDSIDENTRATVMHEVFKEFDIELIQFVIFMASRHDITLLPRVAERYDNMVQDKYDVVIVDVATVIPLDDELREKFKSKFSAQFGKEIVLREHVDAWLLGGTNVRANGRRVDCCTATRIEMVRAELSSAMTGGER; the protein is encoded by the coding sequence ATGCCTAAGAATCGCCTGCTCATCAAGAAGGAAATCGAAGCGTACGCCGAGGTCTTGCTCGAACTTGGCGAGTCCAAAAACGACGTGTACTCGATTTCCGCACAGCTCGAGGAGATGAAGAAGGTCGTCAACATGCATCCCGGTCTTAGGGAAGTGCTTGCGAACGACTCCATCGACGAGAATACGCGTGCGACGGTCATGCACGAGGTTTTCAAGGAGTTTGATATCGAGCTCATCCAGTTCGTCATCTTCATGGCCTCGCGCCATGACATCACGCTTCTTCCCCGTGTGGCCGAGCGCTACGACAATATGGTGCAGGACAAGTACGATGTCGTCATTGTCGACGTCGCGACCGTCATCCCGCTTGACGACGAGCTGCGAGAGAAGTTTAAAAGTAAATTTTCCGCCCAATTTGGCAAGGAAATCGTCCTGCGCGAGCATGTCGATGCCTGGCTGCTTGGCGGTACGAACGTGAGAGCAAATGGAAGGCGTGTCGATTGTTGCACTGCTACGCGGATCGAGATGGTCCGTGCCGAGCTCTCTTCAGCAATGACTGGAGGTGAAAGGTAA
- the atpF gene encoding ATP synthase F0 subunit B, translating to MPREGSVKAQVKKIATRGTAACALASAMAFAAPTLAFAAEKETAGISAILPAMDEFIPMLVAFLILLAILAKFGWPMFNGILEKRETTIREALEKSEQARIEAERVLAEYQDKLIEARQEAATIISEAKQQAEAQRAATTAKAQEEAEKIIAKSREAMQAEKNAAIAELQASVADIACAAMTRVVQEDFTDADHRRLIEKSIEEIGTLNA from the coding sequence ATGCCTAGGGAGGGATCAGTGAAAGCACAAGTCAAGAAAATTGCCACTCGCGGCACTGCCGCATGCGCGCTCGCGAGTGCCATGGCTTTCGCAGCCCCCACGCTTGCATTTGCGGCCGAGAAGGAGACCGCGGGCATTTCGGCGATTCTGCCGGCAATGGATGAATTCATCCCGATGCTCGTCGCCTTCCTCATCCTGCTTGCGATTCTCGCCAAGTTCGGATGGCCCATGTTCAACGGCATTCTCGAGAAGCGCGAAACCACCATTCGCGAAGCACTCGAGAAGTCCGAGCAAGCTCGTATCGAGGCCGAGCGTGTGCTTGCCGAGTACCAGGACAAGCTCATCGAGGCCCGTCAGGAAGCGGCTACGATCATCTCCGAGGCCAAGCAGCAGGCTGAGGCGCAACGCGCTGCCACCACTGCCAAGGCCCAGGAGGAAGCCGAGAAGATCATCGCCAAGTCTCGCGAGGCGATGCAGGCCGAGAAGAACGCCGCCATCGCCGAGCTTCAGGCATCCGTCGCTGACATCGCATGTGCTGCCATGACACGCGTCGTGCAGGAGGACTTCACCGATGCGGATCATCGCAGGCTCATCGAGAAGAGCATCGAAGAGATAGGTACGCTCAATGCCTAA
- the atpE gene encoding ATP synthase F0 subunit C, whose product METTLIIAALKVVGYGLGAIGPGIGIGIACYGCCVGSARQPELAGRLFTNFIIGAALAEALALIGFVLFFLA is encoded by the coding sequence GTGGAAACTACCCTCATCATCGCCGCCCTCAAGGTTGTCGGCTACGGTCTTGGCGCCATCGGCCCAGGCATCGGCATCGGTATTGCTTGCTACGGCTGCTGCGTCGGCTCCGCCCGTCAGCCCGAGCTCGCAGGTCGCCTCTTCACCAACTTCATCATTGGTGCGGCACTTGCAGAGGCCCTTGCACTCATCGGCTTCGTGCTCTTCTTCCTTGCCTAG